Proteins from a genomic interval of Chthoniobacterales bacterium:
- a CDS encoding HAD family phosphatase, with the protein MLTLPPGPFEAFIFDVDGTIADTMPLHFDAWTHALGKWSAFFPEDVFYSLGGTKTDRVAEIVRERANADFDVTEIVLTKEKYFLHHLGEAVPIQPVIDVIEQWRGKIPMAVASGGFRRVIEEILRGVKLEGCFDAMVAAEDVVHGKPDPEPFLKAAAMLGVDPTKCLVFEDSPTGIAAALAAGMAWVEVTRETR; encoded by the coding sequence ATGCTCACATTGCCGCCCGGTCCGTTCGAGGCCTTCATTTTCGATGTCGATGGCACCATCGCCGACACCATGCCGCTCCATTTCGACGCCTGGACCCATGCCTTGGGAAAATGGTCGGCGTTTTTTCCCGAGGACGTTTTCTATTCCCTCGGCGGCACAAAAACCGACCGCGTGGCCGAAATCGTCCGGGAGCGGGCGAACGCGGATTTCGATGTCACTGAAATCGTCCTCACCAAGGAGAAATATTTCCTGCATCACCTCGGCGAGGCCGTCCCGATCCAGCCTGTGATCGACGTCATCGAGCAATGGCGGGGGAAAATTCCCATGGCCGTCGCCTCGGGTGGGTTCCGCCGAGTGATCGAGGAAATTCTCCGAGGGGTGAAACTCGAAGGCTGCTTCGATGCCATGGTCGCCGCCGAGGACGTGGTACATGGCAAACCCGACCCGGAGCCGTTTCTGAAGGCCGCCGCGATGTTAGGCGTGGACCCGACGAAATGCCTCGTCTTTGAGGACAGCCCGACTGGCATCGCTGCCGCGCTAGCCGCCGGCATGGCCTGGGTCGAAGTCACGCGAGAGACGCGCTAG
- a CDS encoding HD domain-containing protein has translation MKSFVSNIMPSHSIHPVLRAAAFAARKHRSQTRADGVTPYFSHVTRVTFVLRDLYGIDDPTALAAAFLHDTLEDTDTDYDELADNFGKLVADYVVALTKNAMLPKNVRDTEYFARLAAAPEVVQIIKLADCYDNVTDRAGGPKMPKTMETAKKLLVQFEPNLRTEAGKKASRFLQTLISEIETGE, from the coding sequence ATGAAATCGTTCGTTTCTAACATCATGCCGAGCCATTCGATTCATCCGGTGTTGCGGGCGGCGGCGTTTGCGGCGCGAAAGCATCGTTCCCAGACGCGGGCCGACGGAGTGACGCCATATTTTTCGCACGTGACCCGAGTTACATTTGTCTTGCGCGATCTTTACGGAATCGACGACCCGACGGCGCTGGCGGCGGCGTTCCTGCACGACACGCTGGAGGACACGGACACGGATTACGACGAACTGGCGGACAATTTTGGGAAGCTGGTCGCCGATTATGTGGTGGCTCTAACCAAGAACGCAATGCTGCCAAAAAATGTGCGCGACACGGAATATTTTGCGCGTCTGGCCGCTGCTCCCGAGGTGGTGCAGATCATCAAGCTGGCCGATTGCTACGACAATGTGACAGATCGCGCCGGTGGCCCGAAAATGCCGAAGACGATGGAGACGGCGAAGAAATTGCTGGTCCAGTTTGAGCCGAATCTGCGCACGGAGGCGGGCAAAAAAGCCTCGCGTTTTTTGCAGACGTTGATCAGCGAAATCGAGACCGGCGAATAG